A stretch of DNA from Pseudoliparis swirei isolate HS2019 ecotype Mariana Trench chromosome 5, NWPU_hadal_v1, whole genome shotgun sequence:
TTCATTAGTGTCattttgtgtatgtgtaaatCGGCCTGTTTATTTGCAGACTTCGCAGCACTCAGGGAGATCTTCTCCAAGGCCAAGAATATAGCCATCGTCACCGGAGCAGGGGTGAGTGCAGAGAGTGGAGTCCCCACCttcagaggagcaggaggctaCTGGAGAAAATGGCAAGCACAGGTATGCAAGGATATTGTCATACTGTGATGTATGACACGGAGAAGTGTTTCTGCTACTCACCCTCCCTCTTTTATTAAATTGGGGTAGAAACACCTGACCGTATAATGCAATTCAATCCGACAGCACTAAAAACAATTATTGAGAGAAAAGACTTCTCTAAAATGGtttcaacaaaaaatgtaacaCTTTAACCTTGGAAGGTAGGATTCATTCTTGGACTGTTGTTTTAGACCGCATTAGATTAATCTTCGTGGACCTAATAAACTGGCAACTAAGCATATTCTACAGTGTTTTAATTGTAAGTTTCTGCCGCTTATCTGAGTCACGCTGGCAGCAAGCTAAGCAAAGTAGTCCAGATGTCCCTCTCcctgcaacattttccagctcctcAAGGATCCAGAGGCGTTCCCAAGCCAGATGAGATGTATGATATATGATCTCACCAGTCgtttcatttattaaacaaatATGTGAACAACTATTTCCCAATGCTTTTATTCTTATTGCAGCTGACAGCACACATAAGCATATGACACAATTTCTGTCATCAGTTTATACAGATCAATCTATCACTCTTTAATGTGAAAAACTGCAAGAcggcatataaaaaaaaaatgactgtACTTTTCTGAGAGTCATAAAGCAGCATTAATCTTTCTCAAGGGAAACATCTTTGTCCGAGAGAGGGCTTAAAGAAAACTTAACAAATAACTATTGAGTCCTCGTCAGCTGGAAGAGTCTGTTCATGCATCTCAGTCCCTCCGAAAACTTTTctttggcaaaaaaaaagttctTACTCAAAGAAGAAACTACAAATTCCTAATTCTTCATTGCGTTTCTGAAGCTCAGTTGTGCACAGCCCTGTGCAGTCTGTGCTCTTCTTCTGTGAACAATTTTGGAGTTTATTTAACCCCAGTTCAACAGCAAAAAAGAGCTTAATGCTAAAAATGTCCTGGGGAACTTTTAAATCAGCACTGTGTTTATCTCAGTATTCATTATAATTTCTCACGCTTTCATCTTTCAGAAACTTGCCACCCCAGAGGCCTTCTCCAGGAATCCCTCGCGTGTTTGGGAGTTTTACCATTACCGACGCGAGGTCATGCTCACAAAAAACCCCAACCCGGCCCACCTGGCCATCGCAGAGTGTGAGGAGCGACTGAGTAAACAGGGACGCACGGTGACAGTCATCACTCAAAATATTGACGAGCTCCACCGCCGCGCCGGATCCCAAAACATCCTGGAAATCCACGGCAAGTAGACTGCACTGAATGCCAGCATAGACCTATACATGTACTCCTAACTGTTCTTGTGCTCGACAAAGAAGTATGTTTTCAAGCCATAATGGCAAACTTTTCCAGCTTCTACATTTTGAAGATGTTCTACTCTTCCTTGTTGGTCAGACTGAACAGGAAATTCGATGGCATTGCATGTAATGTTAGGAAACTATGATAGGCACATATCACTATAATTAGACATTCGACAGGCCATAATAATTGATTGAGAGAATAATTATCTGTCCTTCCATCTGcacacttattttattttttactactGATCAATTTTCAATAGTTGATTAATTAGTTAGTCTATAAGATGTTAAACcaattaaaaatgaattgtgtgtgtgtgtgtatgtgtgcatctcCAGACTAGAGAAGATGGGACTTGGCATTTTGGCAATATTTGGCATTTTTATTTGCTATGTTCCACAAAACAATGAATCAATTGATAGAATAGTTGTTAATTAATATTCTGTCCACCGACTAATCACTTGACTATTTGTTACAGCACTAATCTATTATCTCTGCTATTGTTAATCCAGGAAGTCTGTTTAAAACACGCTGTATGAGCTGTGGTCATGAAGTGGACAATTACAAGAGCCCCATCTGTGCCGCTCTGGAGGGCAAAGGGTGAGAGCTTCATGTTGGGTGAATAGGACGGTTTCATCTCGATAATGTGACGTTATGGCCAAATAAGGGAAGCATGTGGAGGAATATACTAAAAGAAAGGAATTCTGATCAACAACAGCTCACGAAGAACACTGGCAGGAAAACATGCCGCCCAAACGAATGCAAACATGAACTGTGCcgacaaaatgtgttttaagcatacacacacaacaacaacaacacaacaacaacacaacatacAATGTAAATGTGTTAGAAGAGATATTGATCATATTCATTTTGGCACAAAATGCCAGAAAAAGAATCCTGTTTCTGTCTCCTGAGCTGCAGCTAAGTGACACCCGATGACGCAGCGACGAGCAAAAGCtgtgaccaaactgaaatgtcACTCCGTCACTGATctgacttttgttttttttaatagctGAAATGTTTCACTAATGAACTTATTCACCACTGTGGACAAAATGACGGACATCCTTTGCTAAAATTAAACATGAGTATCAGAATCCTAAATGTTCAAACTGATCTGACCAGACTGTTAACGGTAGTACTGATCACATCTACAGTCTTATGTGAAgatataaatgatataaataTCTCGCTGCCAAATAAAATCATTTAGTGGACGACGCACATTTACTATGGTTTACTTTTCCGGGTAATCTAATATTCTAGTCATTgtatttaaagtatatatttttacttAATTGAATTATCTTAGTCttattcaaaaacacaaattaatcaTATTGAAGACAGATGTAAAGTTGGCAATGTTCGCAAAACCTATTAAATTAACTTGTTTATGCCAGTTTTAGCCatgtaattaatatatatatatatacatatatatacatacatacatacatatatttctatattatatttatacatcagaTAGGGACTATCTACCATTATTTAATTGCATGGATTAATAAGAAATGTGCTTTGGAAGAATTTTAAGTGTATTCGGGTGTGATTGTCCATTTTAGTGTCACCTAACGTCTCTGACCAAACTGCCCCTCAGAGCTCCAGACCCAGACACAGATGATGCTCAGATCCCTGTTCAGCAGCTGCCCAGGTGAGTCACACACGCTCATGTTCATTTAGTGCAGTGCTCTTTTCAAATAAGGACATTTGTTTTGacaaagtgtctgtgtgtgtttgtgtgtgtttcaggtgtgagCAACAAGGCTGTCATGGTCTCCTGAGACCAGCTGTGGTTTGGTTTGGAGAGACTCTGGACTCCGGCATCCTCACCCGCGCAGAGAAAGTATTGGACAGCTGTGACCTCTGCCTggtggtgcgtgtgtgtctctgtgtgtgtgtgtgagttgtgtgtgtgtttgtgtgtctgttttatttccatcttgattaaattttttataaatgttaatGCTATTTCTCACAAAACATGAAAAGTTCCATTGCATTTGAAGTATGTTATTTAGTActgtataaatgtaaataatgatGCATTGACATTATCACTATTGTactaaacaaatacataaatcgTATATTATTACAGAATATGTGAAATTGGATTTGCGTTAATGTCAAGGTTATTCactcatttatttacattttcaagTAAAATCTCCCTCCGCAGGTCGGCACgtcgtccatcgtgtatccagcggCCATGTTTGCTCCTCAGGTGGCAGCCAGAGGTGTCCCCGTAGCCGAattcaacatggaggacacaccGGCCACCATGCGCTTCAAGTACGTGTCATTTCACCACCGCACACTTTCGGTACAATGTGCATCGTTAATCATCCCAAGTGTGCGTCACGTTTTACAGCACGGACAACATCcctgttctctttgtgtttcagGTTCCACTTCCACGGCCCCTGTGGGACCACGTTACCCCCCGCGCTGGCACGCCACGAGACCGAACACGCATGAGTCCCGGACGTCGGCTGCACACGGACCAGACTGTCGAACACTGGAGGACTTTATTGGTGCAAATACCAAACAATAATGGGTTGAATGTAATGAACAGGTTTATAAAAAGTAGGGTATTAACGATATCATTTCTGtgatttaatgttttttcaACGTGGACGACGTAACATTGGAGCGGCTGTCATGTCAGATCACACCAGTGCTGTTTGCTGACTGCTGCAACGGCCACATTTTCATAATTGAGAGACTTGTCCAGAAGCCATTGCAACATATTAACTGTGCTCTATCTAAAAAGTATTGCTGAAAAAGACAgtgacacaaataaatatgatt
This window harbors:
- the LOC130194384 gene encoding LOW QUALITY PROTEIN: NAD-dependent protein deacylase sirtuin-5A, mitochondrial-like (The sequence of the model RefSeq protein was modified relative to this genomic sequence to represent the inferred CDS: substituted 1 base at 1 genomic stop codon) translates to MIVRQLPCRGFINSHLHANLRRPQGSQDMARPSSDFAALREIFSKAKNIAIVTGAGVSAESGVPTFRGAGGYWRKWQAQKLATPEAFSRNPSRVWEFYHYRREVMLTKNPNPAHLAIAECEERLSKQGRTVTVITQNIDELHRRAGSQNILEIHGNLFKTRCMSCGHEVDNYKSPICAALEGKGAPDPDTDDAQIPVQQLPRCEQQGCHGLLRPAVVWFGETLDSGILTRAEKVLDSCDLCLVVGTSSIVYPAAMFAPQVAARGVPVAEFNMEDTPATMRFKFHFHGPCGTTLPPALARHETEHAXVPDVGCTRTRLSNTGGLYWCKYQTIMG